tttatgtgaaatatcttattcaggtcagtactaaattaacaataacatgcattttgtgtgaTCCCTCTTATTCTGGTAAAGtagttaaaggagtcatatgatgtgatttcaagtttaactttctctttggagtgttacaagctcttggtgaataaagaagatctgtaaagttacaaagactaaagtctcaaatccaaagagatattctttataaaattaagaCCTCCACACCCTCCTTAAACAccttgttctaacacaccccacatctctacgtcactatgtgggaagatatgtataacgccgcccagatgttcacgcaaagaaaaaaggcgtgacttttattctctctgtagcCGCAGctgtcatgttgtggagacgctgtgtgtttcgttgaagtgaaactttgtttgttcttccaaaagagaacacaactagaaatcagtggttaagttgtatttcaacactgttccagaacagtccaacccaaatattcagatgtgtgcagcacatttaacggaggactgttttctgaagcagtagcctacaatgtgtctgtggctCAAAGGCTGTTTTTATAAAGTGGGACAGTTCAAACTtagcaaggacagtctggcgcttctgactcacagcctgtaagtatatattttatatttaaatgatttgtcactgatgattcaaacgagagttttaaacagtgtagagtagtgtttgttgtttctctgatcacaaatgcagacatggttttatgtttaggcagcacgatacgcaacgcgtaaaaacagtacaagtcattataatcagtaataatgtccccactggatgcaacaaatgcctcgtttgtaatgtgttttatttgttttgtctcgtctagtgatgtccggatcgcgaacgAATCTTTCTGTTTAACCGGATCCTCTCAGTGATcctcttgaaccagttcaccaaatcgaactgaatcttTTGAAATGATCCGCGTCACCAGTATCCagtaaaataaaccaatatcccgagttattcagttactcctaacagtacattgattaaactgctaaaagagaaccgatgatgggatgtgctcgagcggagcagctggactgagtctcgtgctgctgggacacgcatcacagtatgtgaggggtgtaacatttccgtcacacgcttgaggcattagaccaatcacaacacactggacagctagccaatcagagcacaccttgcttttttagaacaatgagctttgtaaaaatctcaTTTTTCAGAAGCCGCGGCATAGAGgaaaaactataatgtacattatatggaaaataatgtgttttttgaaccttaaccTGCAtagacacatttcattacaccaaatacacaacataatgttctttttagcaacatcatatgacccctttaacatttagcagattctgcagggtgtatgtaaacttttgacttcagCTGTATATGACATACTATGAGATAAACATaaggtgggtgtgtgtgtgtgtgtgtgtgtgtgtgtggcacctGAAGGGCTCGCTGGGACGAGCGGAGCTGGGGAAAGATGCTGCTGGAGGGTAAAGCTGCTGTCCGCTGGAGGACATGGCCTTAGAGTCTGAGAGAGACGGACACCTGTCAATCACCCTGACTGTGAATTAGGCATTGGGCAATAGATCACTacccaaaaaaaatcaatggtATCAACAATAATCTTTGACATTTATCTGATGATCTAGTATGTGTTTGAATCAGCAGCACAGTTTCATCTACTACACACACTCAAGCACttcacacacatttcagtttcaTACGAGAAAAGCTATTGTCAAATACAAACTGAAGTTTAAAGGTCTCTACAACAAACTGCCAAAAATAAAAGGTCTGTTTAATTACAAacttaagaaaatattacagaaacaTGTTTCTACTGTACAACAAAAAGTCCTCTCAATAATGCTAATGTTAATAACACAGtgtaaaaaaactttattattattattattataaaaatacaattaaaccaggattttttttcatccatgcTCTATACATTGTTTATACAAGTTCTTAtgtgacaaaaaatacaaatgtaataaaaaaatgcaatttgctgtaaattataaattgtatctttttgaaatgttattttcattgcatttaaaaaaaatactatatttgtaatgttttatttcattagaaacaaattaataaatattgtgataaatatcaCAATCTGATAATATGGGAAAGAAAATACTTGATAGTAGTGAGTCTTACTGTGTTCAGGACTGACTACACTCGCCGTCTGCAGCGGACCCTGAGACAAACACAGACGGAGACACACAgacaggatgatgatgatgatgatactcATTCAACAGATCAAACTCAACAGAGCTCATCTGTGCTGAAGAAACTTCACAGGAAAAATGAGTTCTGTTATTAAAGTGAGACTAAAGAAACACTTCAcatcacaaattcatgttttgtaATCAGGTAACTCCTCACTCATTTTGACcgagtttatgtttttttttttttttttttttttttattttaaggtgataTGGATCTggttcatattaatatttaacattttcttctttttaaactaAATGTGTAGATTTTTACTGTTGAATATTTGCTTATACAAATGAGGGTGACattgagaaaaatatatatatattttttttttacactttcacTGTTCTGGATCTAAAATGACTCACAACAGCTTATTATTTAGCAGTGTAAGAGGGGTAAATAAGACCTAAACAACAAAAATTAGCATTTCGGCGAAGCCAGTGTTATAACAtttcattaaacaacaaaatttaCTAATTTACCAAACATGGCAAATTAGCGTGAgacagggctggactgggacaaaaaattgGCCCTGGCATTTTTTGATCCAGGTCAGCCCACCACCACttcgagatatatatatatgtgtatatatatatatatatatatataaaagtttttgaacagtttttaatgttttttttttttttaattctcttctgctcaccaagcctgcatttatttgatccaaaatacagcaaaataagtaaaattgtgaaatatttttactatttaaaataacttttttctttttgaatatattttaaaatgtaatttattttttttatttttgagtttattttttagcatattttttttcattactccagtcacatgatccttcagaaatcattcaaataatctgatttgctgctcaaaaaacatttattattattattaaagtgaaaacagccgagtagaatttttcaggtttctttgatggatagaatgttcagaagaacagcatttatcagatttttttttgtaacattataaatgtctttatcgtaactttttatcagtttaaagcatccttgctaatttttattttatttataccccccccatccccccaaaataaataaataaaataaaaattatactgactccaatCTTTTGAATAgtttatgtataatgttacaaaagctttttatttcagataaatgctgatctttggatctttctgttGGGGAAAAACCCCTCTGCCTTCTAATAAAACCGCGCTCTTTTTTTAGCTGTACTTGTTTCTCTGCAAACAATGGAACCATAATTGAACACACAGCCATTTCAAGCACAAAATAGTTTTAAGACATGCTTTAGGTTTGGgcgttaaataatggtgcaaatgcCCAGTATTTGACGAGGCGCACATGCGTTAGTAAAACACGTCGCAACCTTCTGTCGGCCCACCTTCGCAAATGCCAGTAATTTTCATGTAAatgccagtaatttgacgagcgcaaacgttagtgtgattcatttgaatacgctcctcccataaattttgcgtctgaaagggaaatTCCTTTAAGTTCTAATTCATCACTGCGCGTCttttagtaaaacctgacagtactattttaaagCCAAAAGATGGGTTGACCCTATTCTTCCCTATTATAGTGTATTCTTCTTGTTCatattttttagcattatttttattataattgttttaggtgatgttttctttgtttattctATGTTTATATTGAGATGATGTAAAGCACACTGGtcaaagtgttattttaatagtgCTATGTAAATAGATCTGGCGTAGACATTGACAGCGCTGGGGTGAGGTGAGGTGTGTTTACCTGAGGGAGCGTGACCTGACTGGTCTCAAACGCTGCGTCTCGTCCCATCCCTTCGTCTAACTCGGCCTGCTGCTGCTGCATCTGCCTGCAGAAGAGCAAACCACACTGATGTGAGCGCGGCCCTACAGTCGTGACCCTCAGACCCACCACCGCCAACCTACAGCTATCTCAGCTGACAGCTACCCACGGGAAGAGAGCATGCTGCAAACCCACCACCGACCGACCGACAGCAGCAGACGGCACGAAAGAGGCTCACCCGAGAGACACAAAGAGCCAGTGCAGCACTGGTCTGCTCTCACCTGGCTGTGACCTGCCCCGGGCTGGGGGTGGAGGGGCAGTTAGGACTGCCCTGCCCCAGTGAAGGGGAAGAGAGGGGGGACAGGGACTCCTGATTCATCCCTCTACTGTCACACAAACCGCAGGGATTGGTGGAGAGAAAGCGGTCAGATTAAACTGAATCAACACGCTCAccctctcagacacacacagctcTAAACTCTAAACTGACCCCAAAAATCTAAAAGAAACTAACATCATATtatgtttgcataaaaaaaaagccaattttgGAGGGCATTTGGATATTTTGAATTGTGAGCAATCAGCATATTTTACCTAAAGTCTCATCAACATAATGTGTCcagatgtttatttaaaattgtatgtaaTTTTGATTCACATGACtgtgatgcaatgactttacaCAAACAGAAGTTTGGAatctaatgcatccttgatgaataaattaatactttattcatcaaggatgcattaaattgatcaaaattgacttATAATGTTacgaatttcaaataaatgctgttcttttgagctttctatttatcaaggaatgctgaataataaaatgcatcacggtttctcaaaaaatatttagcagcacaactgttttcatcattgatgataatcagaaatcagcaaaaatgtcatatttcacaATGTCACGATACAATTATCAGCTTCTTAATTTATATATTCGTCTTCTTTTCTATAGAACTTcctctttttattaatattttggggtgaaataagtCCCACACATTttcgtgacacacacacaaactgaattaCATTTGATTACCTCCACAGGAATTAACCTTTGATCATAAAAGCATATGATACGCTGCATAAAGTCATATTAGATTACACAACACTGAGGCTTAAACAGTCTGAGAGTATTAAACAGTGGCCCCAAGAAGTCTTTCATTACTGAAGTGCAATGTCAGCAGCAGTAACCtgcattagaaaacaaaatatcaaagcaaacaGGTTTTTGCTGTGAGGTCAGTATGTGATCTTGTGATGCAGTTCAGTACTAACTTGACATTGGCGTTGGTGCAGATGATGTACTCGATCTCCTCAGAGAAAGGGTTCTGGAAGGTGAACGAGCTCGTTCTCATCCAGATCCACTCGTGGGATTTAGAGCGGAACCGGAACATCACCGAGAGCACCTGGCCTCGCAGTTTCACCACCTGCatcaggggtcagaggtcattaATCCATCACACTGTCATGAGAACAGGCCCAGATCCACATCCTGATCAAATGAACAACACAGGCTGCCATGATCACAGGTGCACTGGGGCTAAAAACTGGACCGTCATTTACATTATAATAGTCTTTCCAGGTGTATATGgcaatttgtaaataatatttttacatagagAGACAATTGCTTGACaagagttttttgtgtgtgtgtgtgtgtgtttatgatgatgaaaaatacaaagaactgtaatatttgaaatatataaagtAGCAATTTAGAATAGGTGTTTCCTATGCAAATATATAgtacaaataatttatttctgtgatgcacagctgtattttcagcatcattactccagtcttcagtgtcacatgatcttcagaaatcatgaaaatatgatgatttgctgctcaagaaacatttctgattattatcaatgttgaaaacagttgtgctgcacaatatttttgtgaaaaatgtgatgCATCACCATTCAGTCTggagtaagataaaaaaaatatatatatatatattattcaacaaggttgcattaaaCTGACTTAAGTAAATCTATACttattacaaatgatttatatatatgtatctcgAAATCTCGAAAAAGtgtcagtttccaaaaaaatattaagaaacaaaaacagtttaagtattattaataataataagaaccattatgaATAACTGAGGACAAATAATAATTGAAGATaattgagcagtaaatcagcatattacaatgatttctggagtaatgatgctgaaaattcagctttgatcacagaaataaattacagtttaacattaaacaattaaaacatcttTAATAGAAAATAGACCTTTCCTAATCACAGCACCTGAAAGCAAAAGTCTTGTGTTCTAGAGTAAGTTTGAGAATTAGATTCTTAcagttttttgaaacattttcttaGTCACGTGAAATTACGAAAGAAATGTAACCATAATACAAACATTCACTGTTATCTTCCGCCTACGTTAACGAGGCAAATCATGTAAACGGCATTCAAATCTGAGACATTCGAACAGGCCAGTAGTAGTTTGCATCCCTGACTATTTATGtctattgtttaaaattttttgtaaacAGTAGGCAAATAGTGAACATATAAACATCTTACCTCAGCTCGCATTCAAATGCTCAGCTtagcttctgtgaacagttaaTCCTGCCTTCTACGATTTGATTGGCTAAAACATTTTGATATTGACAAGCGCTTCTGAGCCGCAGCACTGAGCCAGAGCGCGctaaattaatttagtttgacTTAAGACCTAAAATTCCCGGTGCTCCAGATGGCCGGTCCGCCTATTACATGTTAATGTGACAATTTACCTGGCAACCACCATATTGTGATGATtgctacatttaaatttattaaacattggTGTTATATTGTTATTGCTGTCATTTTATGAAGGCAAAAAGACCCAAAAGGACTATTTCAAGTCATGGATGCTacataaaatgttatgaaatacatttttctcaCAATAACTTTGGTAACGGTGTGATGTAAAAGCACATACACACCTGCTGAAAGCTGTCTCGCAGTAAGCCCTGTTCTTCTGGATGTGCAAACTCCAGAACGTTCTTCCCCAGTAACTCCTgtcacacaacaacacaaaagatGGAAAACACTGCATGACCAGTGATGCACACAAATGAATAAAGAAGTAAAGTTTTAATttagctgagaattttttttttaagatcaattaatcaaatgtatttaataatcagtactcaaataaaactgattaaatgtataaacatttaaattgtaatcatataaaagtttcatgtaaacatttaaatggtgaccgtaataaaacccttttttttaatgatctcatggtttatttaaacatacattaaataatgaagactACAGGTTAAGTAAAGTATAATGATGTGTAATGCAGTGCATGTACTTATCAAAATGCTCCTCtagttattgtttatttcaacaccttctgatgttcaatcatgtttattttgagctgtaactagtagtaaagaggaacaGATGATCGGTTCATGTGCCACAGCGATCTCACATTACACATcatcaaaaccacatttattgtttgattttttgtaatgaaattgaAAGACTTTGAACGATCAGATTTTGTTTTACATCAAAAGTAACTAAACGTACTTTAATTACTGCATGGTAAGAGCACTACagatagggatgcaccgaaaccACTTTTTTCAGACCTGGCTGATACAGAGTACCAATACCTGTATTTTCACTGCatgtggaattaaaaaaaaaatactgggtaCCGAAACTGAAAGAATGTGTATAATATTAGTTGGCTTAGTTCATTTAGCAAATAGATATTTCCTTCAGTTATATACTCACTAAATTAtgcccattaaaatgtattttacaagctTTTGTTAGCCTATAAATCTTGTAACAGTGATGAACATATTTTCTGAAACTTAagtcactgatctatataatatagattaggcctgccctcgactaaagattctTCTGGTTGAGtagaagtcattcattttaagcacaagtcaactaatcgcacgtttattaataaaccatttaaatcaatataatgagcctacatagcctaataagcgctaGAGAACATGCATGTGtaagggaaaaacagtaaggagactgcattaacattttaataaagtattgataaactagtgctttctttgttttcagctTCAGAGATGAAGTTggcgacactgactcgtcatctccacaGTAGTGATGCACctatatgcatgtttcatacggattacataatctgagaatatctGTTTTACATTTGACTTGGTTCATTTGATATTAGAcatttatgttttcatatcaGTAAGGCAAGTAGGCTATACGCAGAGTTTCAGAGTTTTGTGCTCAAGTTCACAGATAACGAgacgcagaaagcgcatcctgtttgctttctttattttacaaaagcacaaagttttgttgttattgtaagtgcacacaaataaacaaagagTCTTTACAGTCTGTAGAGTCTGTGTGACCAGAAATgagggagtattttaagagcaccggcgcctccatctgtctgCAGTGAGATACCGTTCAACTTCCACACAGACACTTAAACAGCGCACATTTCTCCAGTTAACAccagattgagcggccatgtaaagtcgctgctacttacatatttcagatgataagccatatttgaggttgatgaatgaCAGACAAGTGTTTGTCCTGcatgatgtactgtattaccacaaaGACCAGCCGTTAACGATCTGTCCGTCATGGACTTtgcctgtggatttttttttctgtgactaagcgaCTAATACAATTTTGGTCTACCAAGCTTCTTCTGATTGACTAACGGTTGtttgactattagggggcagcctgCTGCGACTTATATTCCAAAGCGACTCATATAATGCAGACTGAAACCAAAATAATGATGCACGACAGTGGAGCTCATCAGCTATAATCAACTAATGCAGAGCCAACTTAACATCTTGCTCTTCAGAAATGATCTCCTTTAGCCTGAGATCCAGCCTGACTCGGGCATTTGAGGCCTACCTGAGGCTGGTAGCCGATCATCGCCTGACAGCGGTGATCCACAAAGGTGTAGAGACCCTGACAGTTGTGGCGGGAAATAAATTCCACTGGAACGCTGatgttatttatgtttgtgtCGCTCGGGCAACATGTGACCTGCATGACAACAGAggatcttaaagagacagttcacccaaaaacaaacattctgtcatcaattactcattcTAAACATGCTGTTCCATTCCTGTATGACCGCTGTTCATTTCTGAAACTCGCATGAGAGATTTCTCTTCCCCCTTAAAAGTCTACACAACCAAAACTTTTATGATACATAAAGTTCATGGACTGAGAGGTTTAGTCCAGGCTTGCTGAGGAGGcacaatcactttatatgatgaacagatctGATTTATACACacaagaacaaacctcattggttctcacgTGACCAACAAGCACATGTGAGCTTTCGTCTACCATATATGATGAGCTCTGTGAATGTGCGTTGATCAaagtttatatgtaaataaagaaaatgtcaattacatgtaaatgtaaattcaatcTGTTTACAATATAAAGCAATCACTCTCTTCAGGAGACTTGGATTATACGGCTTGAttaatatggattacttttacaatctcttcgtgaattttttaaaattgtcagagttttggtggaatggactttcaatgCAGAGACAGAAATCTCTCATGTTTCATTAAAAGtatcttcaattgtgtttcaaagatgaacaaaagtcgtacaggtttggaatgactgaAAGAAAACTGGAACGGTTTATTgaaaaactgagcgttttgtgttttttgttgagtatcatatttgatctGTAAGGCTTTTAAGGCttatatagtatgatatatagtgaaaatattgatgaaaaagctcatttttattcagaggcccaaaaaGAGCTAAATTTGGTGCAATTAGAGTATAGCAGATACTTATACAAAAGGGTCGTCACTCTATATCTGCCAttaatgtcttagtaagatgatatttaaataatcaaaacataattcaatgcaacatgatgattgagagataaacaaataaacattcctcaaaagcctaaTGATCATATGTGACACAATTTTATTACACCTTTACATAGTTGGTCATAAATGAGATATTTAAAGAATAACAGTTGAgcattatattttcattcattcacccTAATGTCTTTCTGTGTAAATGGAACATGTTCAGTAGAATGTCGATGTTGCTCTTTTTACAAATGATTAAAGGCATAGAGCAGACATGAACTTGCCCTTTTAGAAAAATATGAGATTGCATGATGACAGAATTGCgcaaactattcctttgaatTTGACACAAATCTAATTCActgaaaagtgaaataaaatggaagGGGAAAGTACCTGTAGCCTTCCAATGGCGACTAAACAGAAACGATTTCCCTGATTATTATCGGCCTCCTCTTCAGAAAGAGTCACTCCTGAGAGGGAAGATAAAGGGACAGTATGCGTCAGACTGGACAGCGGGGAATTCAGCTCCGCTCTCTGTGAACAATAGACACTTCCTGTGCTACCTGCAGGAGGCCAGGACTTGATGAAGCCTGTGCAGTGCACGACTGCATACTGCGGCTCGCCCTCCTTAGGAGGACCCAGTCCATTCCTGCAGAAGAAGAGATGGCCTTCATCAGCGTCTGTTTAAAGACTGAGATATGTATATACAGAGAAAGAGCTGCCGTACCTGTTTCTGCTTCTCAGGAAGTTGAGTCTGTTCATGGACACCGGCTCTACTGGACACACTCCACATCTGGACACACACATTACAATCCACATAATGTAGCatgtgaaatatttcacaatatagtttATACTGCAAACATGATTGAagacttttaatactttttctgAAAAAGGCTATTATGGTTTatatagtctgatatagtgagaatatgaaaGAACAAAAAGCTCAATTTTATTTACGgacccaaactgagcaaaaatattatCTTCCTGTTCCTCACCTCATCCTGCAGATGAAGGAGCGGCGTGCACCCATACTCATCCTCACAGAGGCCTGCCCACCCTCTTTCTTCACCGTGCCTGTCTTCATGTCCAACATCCGGCCTACTGTCAGAAAAGAGGAAGATGAGTTAAACAGAAAGAGTCGATAAGCGATAAGAGTAGTTTCTCACCGCCGTTGTTGTTCTCGCTGGTGGAGAGCTGCTCTCGGAGTTTCTCTGTGTCGTCTGGATGGAGCTGGTCATACAGAGATGATCCCAGCCAATCCGACTGAGCCTGGTTCAGAACGGGTGTGACCGAGTCCGACACATAAACCACACGGCCGGTCTCACACGACACCACGAAGAGAAAACCATCAGCCGCCTCCAGAACCAGGTGCTTCAGCTCctgcacagacagagagagataagagCATATTTAGAGATGATGTTTAAGACAAATTTTTAGATGAAAGTGTTAACTGAATTAAATTGTGAAAATGATTCAGTTctggtttatataaaaaaaaaaaaaaaaaaaaaaaaaatggcacctGCTTCAAattcacacatatatttttaaaggagtcatcggatgcccattttcctcaagttgatatgattctttagggtcttaatgaaaagtctataacatactttggttaaaattattcaatggtagtgtaaaacaactccctttttaccctgtcaaaaacagctctgttcacagcgagccgtttcggtgcatgtctctttaaatgctaatgagctgtGCTGACTCCGCCCCTCTTTTCCATGGGGTGACGAGCCGTTCTcatgagactgtttactttagcctcATTTAGCCACAAAACTTACTAACCAGCACATTATTAAGAAAGGccatttgcaaagattcattaaaaaaaaaaactcaatttaagTTGTGAACAAGGGATGTCAACTTTTAAttgatgatcgattaattgttgataagagatgcaatcgattaaagctATCGATGGTCGATTAAGCAGTTTAATTCTGGGCTGCATGCGGCTCATGCGCGAAACACTTGTGAgtggctgtgagtgacggtgacggtatataaatgcatcatcattcattcataaacgTCTGCGCTGCGTAGCCCAAAGGAGTCGCACGAATTTGTTCCGCTTTCGGTTTGTTTGTCTAATGTAGCTCTTGTTAATGATGTCATtaaggctgttcattccatttctGGAACCTTTCTTTGACCGAATGTGCGTTACAATGATGTCACGGGATGCGTCTAAGCCCAAAATTTTCGGATATTCTGCGGCAATTACAAAAATTTGTTTGCAATAAATTCAGAGAACACAGAATCACAAAATCCTGCAGGGAAGACACCGCAAAGATGCCAAAGGTAATAATCATAATAGTCatgcacactttttttatttaccaggGTTATTATGATTaactaaagcttaaaaaaaaaaaacttaaaataaaataaacttaaacttaaaataaatgttactgaaaaaaaaagctaatttattttATGACAGCTACTTTGCCAAAACAACATTTTCCATGTTCGTTTtgtaaaagtactaaaataactaaaaaactaaagcaaataaaaaatttataaattatattaaactaacTAATACTAAaccaataaaattattattattttaatttgataataaaatattaattttaaattgaagtgagaaaatataatatgaaaatattatttttttatttgtatatatatatatatatatatataaaaatgaataaagtaaattaattaaagagCTTACATTTAAGGATTTAAGACAAGTTTGACtttaggaaaaaattaaagacttaatttttttttttttttgatttaaataaagttattattatttattttctgggaaacaAAATATCTTTAACTTTTCTTCTGATTTTCTTAGaaggatagttcgcccaaaaatgtaaaaattctgtcatcatttactcacatttacTGAACATAAGaggaagaatgttgttaaccaaacagtttctgttcCCAATCGacttccaaggtttttttttttttcatactatggaagtcaatagagACTGACAGCTGTTACCAACCCCCTTCAAAACATCTTCTcagttcagcagaagaaaaaaactcttgAGAGTCAGTAAATAATCAGAGAATTTCTATTTTAAGTAAGAAAATCAGAAGATAACAGTAGTACTCCTGACAATGTTTGATGAATCTGGGCCCTGGTTTATGTGCGATGTGGAATAAATACCTTTCTGTGATCAGTGCAGTTGATATCTGACCTGGTCTGTGAGGAAGGAGGGTTTATATGCTCCATCGGTGCTGCTGCTGCCGCTTCCTCGGAGAGACTTCATGTGTGACACAGCCATGCGCAGGATGGTGAGCTTGTCTGGTTTGCGTGCCAGAGCGCTGCAGGTGGGCACCATGTCTGACAGCT
This genomic stretch from Cyprinus carpio isolate SPL01 chromosome B16, ASM1834038v1, whole genome shotgun sequence harbors:
- the LOC109111104 gene encoding aryl hydrocarbon receptor nuclear translocator-like isoform X7, producing MTSANADMSESLAAAAGSHANSAAVVPKANNKRQATSDYDDEEESKLFRCEDDGGGSNDKERFARENHSEIERRRRNKMTAYITELSDMVPTCSALARKPDKLTILRMAVSHMKSLRGSGSSSTDGAYKPSFLTDQELKHLVLEAADGFLFVVSCETGRVVYVSDSVTPVLNQAQSDWLGSSLYDQLHPDDTEKLREQLSTSENNNGVGRMLDMKTGTVKKEGGQASVRMSMGARRSFICRMRCGVCPVEPVSMNRLNFLRSRNRNGLGPPKEGEPQYAVVHCTGFIKSWPPAGVTLSEEEADNNQGNRFCLVAIGRLQVTCCPSDTNINNISVPVEFISRHNCQGLYTFVDHRCQAMIGYQPQELLGKNVLEFAHPEEQGLLRDSFQQVVKLRGQVLSVMFRFRSKSHEWIWMRTSSFTFQNPFSEEIEYIICTNANVKQMQQQQAELDEGMGRDAAFETSQVTLPQGPLQTASVVSPEHNSKAMSSSGQQLYPPAASFPSSARPSEPFRSAGMAQQMVPHSAGQMLAQMSRQSTPSGVSGSSNSPIQPQTGPTAPPGVWSATRPPFNTQQMAGQVGKSQSPQFNMGGFSSAPTSSTSSSFGQMGGASASMANTSNYQQISSHNNPSTNVFGDINQMGAQFSSRPAEGVSGWQQWQTQPHTQGTADTHQQPRNNQPEMFQDVISMLDQTGGFSNDDFAEMPMFPPFPE